The following proteins are encoded in a genomic region of Gadus morhua unplaced genomic scaffold, gadMor3.0, whole genome shotgun sequence:
- the LOC115538981 gene encoding uncharacterized protein LOC115538981 isoform X1 — protein MDEEREEGGPTSKTTLSGKHGRRSKAKSPEKQERADSPGPSCVSMKSGWSMDPPVSFKDGNQSIKKRRVQQERADSPGPSCVSMKSGWSMDVPVSFKDGNQSIKKRRVQQERADSPGPSCVSMKSGWSMDVPVSFKDGNQSIKKRRVQQERADSPGPSCVSMKSYRSMDRPVTFKDGRPSREESPEQQQRTDPPGPSCVSMKSDHSMDVPLVFKDGRPSREERHQMTSKVTSAQSLQHQTELIKVGKCPPRRLTSALHEH, from the exons atggatgaggagagagaagaggggggtcctacctctaagaccactctgtctgggaaacatggccgccggagcaaagctaagag cccagagaagcaggagagagcagactcccctggacccagctgtgtctccatgaagagtggctGGTCTATGGATCCACCTGTTagttttaaagatggaaatcagtctatcaagaagag aagagtccagcaggagagagcagactcccctggacccagctgtgtctccatgaagagtggctGGTCTATGGATGTACCTGTTagttttaaagatggaaatcagtctatcaagaagag aagagtccagcaggagagagcagactcccctggacccagctgtgtctccatgaagagtggctGGTCTATGGATGTACCTGTTagttttaaagatggaaatcagtctatcaagaagag aagagtccagcaggagagagcagactcccctggacccagctgtgtctccatgaagagttaCCGCTCTATGGATAGACCTGTtacctttaaagatggacgcccctccagagaggagag cccagagcagcagcagagaacagacccccctggacccagctgtgtctccatgaagagtgaccactctatggatgTACCATTGGTGTTTAAAGATGGAcgtccctccagagaggagag ACACCAGATGacgtcaaaggttaccagtgctcagtctctgcaacatcaaacagagctgatcaaggtgggTAAATGTCCACCGAGacgtttgacttcagctctccatgaacattag
- the LOC115538981 gene encoding uncharacterized protein LOC115538981 isoform X4, with amino-acid sequence MDEEREEGGPTSKTTLSGKHGRRSKAKSPEKQERTDPPGPSCVSMKSGWSMDPPVSFKDGNQSIKKRRVQQERADSPGPSCVSMKSGWSMDVPVSFKDGNQSIKKRRVQQERADSPGPSCVSMKSYRSMDRPVTFKDGRPSREESPEQQQRTDPPGPSCVSMKSDHSMDVPLVFKDGRPSREERHQMTSKVTSAQSLQHQTELIKVGKCPPRRLTSALHEH; translated from the exons atggatgaggagagagaagaggggggtcctacctctaagaccactctgtctgggaaacatggccgccggagcaaagctaagag cccagagaagcaggagagaacagacccccctggacccagctgtgtctccatgaagagtggctGGTCTATGGATCCACCTGTTagttttaaagatggaaatcagtctatcaagaagag aagagtccagcaggagagagcagactcccctggacccagctgtgtctccatgaagagtggctGGTCTATGGATGTACCTGTTagttttaaagatggaaatcagtctatcaagaagag aagagtccagcaggagagagcagactcccctggacccagctgtgtctccatgaagagttaCCGCTCTATGGATAGACCTGTtacctttaaagatggacgcccctccagagaggagag cccagagcagcagcagagaacagacccccctggacccagctgtgtctccatgaagagtgaccactctatggatgTACCATTGGTGTTTAAAGATGGAcgtccctccagagaggagag ACACCAGATGacgtcaaaggttaccagtgctcagtctctgcaacatcaaacagagctgatcaaggtgggTAAATGTCCACCGAGacgtttgacttcagctctccatgaacattag
- the LOC115538981 gene encoding uncharacterized protein LOC115538981 isoform X2, whose translation MDEEREEGGPTSKTTLSGKHGRRSKAKSPEKQERADSPGPSCVSMKSGWSMDPPVSFKDGNQSIKKRVQQERADSPGPSCVSMKSGWSMDVPVSFKDGNQSIKKRRVQQERADSPGPSCVSMKSGWSMDVPVSFKDGNQSIKKRRVQQERADSPGPSCVSMKSYRSMDRPVTFKDGRPSREESPEQQQRTDPPGPSCVSMKSDHSMDVPLVFKDGRPSREERHQMTSKVTSAQSLQHQTELIKVGKCPPRRLTSALHEH comes from the exons atggatgaggagagagaagaggggggtcctacctctaagaccactctgtctgggaaacatggccgccggagcaaagctaagag cccagagaagcaggagagagcagactcccctggacccagctgtgtctccatgaagagtggctGGTCTATGGATCCACCTGTTagttttaaagatggaaatcagtctatcaagaagag agtccagcaggagagagcagactcccctggacccagctgtgtctccatgaagagtggctGGTCTATGGATGTACCTGTTagttttaaagatggaaatcagtctatcaagaagag aagagtccagcaggagagagcagactcccctggacccagctgtgtctccatgaagagtggctGGTCTATGGATGTACCTGTTagttttaaagatggaaatcagtctatcaagaagag aagagtccagcaggagagagcagactcccctggacccagctgtgtctccatgaagagttaCCGCTCTATGGATAGACCTGTtacctttaaagatggacgcccctccagagaggagag cccagagcagcagcagagaacagacccccctggacccagctgtgtctccatgaagagtgaccactctatggatgTACCATTGGTGTTTAAAGATGGAcgtccctccagagaggagag ACACCAGATGacgtcaaaggttaccagtgctcagtctctgcaacatcaaacagagctgatcaaggtgggTAAATGTCCACCGAGacgtttgacttcagctctccatgaacattag
- the LOC115538981 gene encoding uncharacterized protein LOC115538981 isoform X3: MDEEREEGGPTSKTTLSGKHGRRSKAKSPEKQERADSPGPSCVSMKSGWSMDPPVSFKDGNQSIKKRRVQQERADSPGPSCVSMKSGWSMDVPVSFKDGNQSIKKRRVQQERADSPGPSCVSMKSGWSMDVPVSFKDGNQSIKKRRVQQERADSPGPSCVSMKSYRSMDRPVTFKDGRPSREESPEQQQRTDPPGPSCVSMKSDHSMDVPLVFKDGRPSREERGLRRTHTLF, encoded by the exons atggatgaggagagagaagaggggggtcctacctctaagaccactctgtctgggaaacatggccgccggagcaaagctaagag cccagagaagcaggagagagcagactcccctggacccagctgtgtctccatgaagagtggctGGTCTATGGATCCACCTGTTagttttaaagatggaaatcagtctatcaagaagag aagagtccagcaggagagagcagactcccctggacccagctgtgtctccatgaagagtggctGGTCTATGGATGTACCTGTTagttttaaagatggaaatcagtctatcaagaagag aagagtccagcaggagagagcagactcccctggacccagctgtgtctccatgaagagtggctGGTCTATGGATGTACCTGTTagttttaaagatggaaatcagtctatcaagaagag aagagtccagcaggagagagcagactcccctggacccagctgtgtctccatgaagagttaCCGCTCTATGGATAGACCTGTtacctttaaagatggacgcccctccagagaggagag cccagagcagcagcagagaacagacccccctggacccagctgtgtctccatgaagagtgaccactctatggatgTACCATTGGTGTTTAAAGATGGAcgtccctccagagaggagag agggctgaggagaacgcacacgcttttctag